A window of Pseudocalidococcus azoricus BACA0444 contains these coding sequences:
- a CDS encoding zinc-dependent alcohol dehydrogenase has product MRAAVLYGQQDLRLETIADPTPGPGEVIIAVQAATTCGTDLKVWRRGGHARMLTPPILFGHEAAGEIVALGPGVSGWQLGQRVVANNSAPCRDCFYCHRHEYSLCQNLEFNNGTYAEYLKIPARIVAQNLLAIPDQLATPIAAMTEPLACVLHGVARCGFSPDQVRSWPQPPQILVIGDGAIGLMFVGVLAQQGARVILAGGSASRLEIGQTFGATTILNHRQTPDLPTVIRELTSGLGADIVIEATGVPSVWETAIACTRPGGTVNLFGGCPRDTQITVNTEQLHYGELTLKGVFHNTPFYVRQALKVLSENSIPWSKLITQTAPLSELEATFQAMLNRQVIKVAIDPRA; this is encoded by the coding sequence GTGCGGGCAGCAGTACTCTACGGACAACAGGATTTACGGCTAGAAACTATTGCAGATCCCACACCGGGGCCTGGGGAAGTGATTATTGCAGTCCAAGCAGCAACCACCTGTGGCACAGATCTCAAGGTTTGGCGACGGGGCGGCCATGCCCGGATGTTAACCCCACCAATTTTATTTGGCCATGAAGCAGCCGGAGAAATTGTTGCCTTGGGGCCAGGGGTATCGGGTTGGCAACTGGGGCAACGGGTGGTGGCCAATAATTCTGCCCCCTGTAGAGATTGTTTCTACTGCCACCGCCATGAATATTCCCTCTGTCAAAACCTAGAGTTTAATAATGGCACTTACGCTGAATACCTGAAAATTCCCGCCCGGATTGTTGCCCAAAATCTCTTAGCCATTCCCGATCAGCTAGCGACCCCCATTGCGGCCATGACCGAACCCTTGGCCTGTGTTTTGCATGGCGTGGCCCGCTGTGGCTTTTCTCCAGATCAGGTGAGGAGTTGGCCTCAACCCCCGCAGATTTTAGTGATTGGGGACGGGGCGATTGGTTTAATGTTTGTCGGTGTATTGGCCCAGCAGGGAGCCAGAGTCATCTTAGCGGGGGGATCAGCAAGTCGGTTGGAAATTGGCCAGACTTTTGGAGCTACGACTATCCTCAACCATCGCCAAACCCCGGACTTACCGACTGTGATTAGGGAGCTAACTTCAGGCCTGGGAGCGGATATTGTCATTGAAGCCACTGGTGTTCCGAGCGTTTGGGAAACCGCCATTGCTTGCACCCGGCCGGGGGGAACGGTCAATCTCTTTGGCGGCTGTCCCCGGGATACGCAAATTACGGTCAATACGGAGCAACTCCATTATGGGGAACTGACTTTGAAGGGCGTTTTTCACAACACTCCGTTCTATGTCCGCCAGGCCCTAAAGGTACTTTCTGAAAACTCAATTCCCTGGTCAAAGCTAATCACCCAGACTGCCCCCCTCAGCGAACTAGAAGCCACGTTCCAGGCCATGCTCAATCGGCAAGTCATTAAAGTTGCGATTGACCCCAGAGCCTAA
- a CDS encoding CdiA C-terminal domain-containing protein — MDNINQNRRKYQAAGLEYEKHYFDEQTGGYVLIHEGHNRGDDFNLGAFVSEVFAKQGQVVELVDEHGQEKYVRRFDALVDGEKWEFKVLTNKAKNVRGAFQNGLVKGRSQAPRIAYHINRQVHVSDLNVGLERTMYIDKETRKNFRNRLSLR; from the coding sequence GTGGATAATATCAACCAAAATCGGCGCAAATACCAAGCTGCTGGCCTGGAGTATGAGAAACACTACTTTGATGAGCAAACAGGTGGCTATGTCCTAATTCATGAGGGGCATAATCGAGGTGACGACTTTAATCTCGGAGCTTTTGTCTCGGAGGTCTTTGCCAAGCAAGGTCAGGTTGTAGAGTTAGTTGATGAGCACGGACAGGAGAAGTATGTGCGGCGGTTTGATGCCCTAGTGGATGGGGAGAAATGGGAGTTTAAGGTCCTAACAAACAAGGCTAAAAATGTTCGCGGAGCTTTTCAGAATGGCTTAGTTAAAGGACGATCTCAAGCACCCCGAATTGCCTACCATATCAATAGACAGGTTCATGTCAGTGATTTGAATGTTGGGCTTGAGCGCACAATGTACATTGACAAGGAAACCCGAAAAAATTTTAGAAATCGCCTTAGTTTACGGTGA
- a CDS encoding prepilin peptidase, which produces MTLIIDGLANLLVLGLGAAVGSFLNVVIYRIPAGLSLIYPPSRCPACLTRLRPQDNIPVLGWLVLRGQCRYCQAPISPRYPLLEFGVALKFLAVFLLFGWQWQTLANWIFLSWLVALALIDLDTLTLPHVLTKWGVMTGIMAQIFLAWADQGTVVACLSALTNSVISVVLGLWLFDLIRWGGAVILQQEVMGGGDGKLAAMIGAWLGWKLLLLTCFLASAMGAVVGLAGIGLGVLGRRQPMPFGPFLALGAAIAALFGQTMIGAYFRWIGLTA; this is translated from the coding sequence TTGACTCTGATTATTGATGGTTTAGCTAACCTTTTGGTGTTGGGGTTGGGGGCCGCAGTTGGCAGCTTCCTCAATGTGGTGATTTATCGAATTCCGGCTGGTTTGTCCCTCATCTATCCCCCTTCTCGCTGTCCTGCTTGCCTAACGCGACTCCGCCCCCAGGATAATATTCCAGTCTTGGGTTGGCTGGTTTTGCGGGGACAATGTCGCTATTGCCAGGCCCCCATTTCTCCCCGTTACCCGCTGCTTGAATTTGGGGTAGCTCTAAAGTTTCTGGCGGTTTTTCTCCTCTTTGGTTGGCAGTGGCAGACCTTGGCCAATTGGATTTTTCTGAGTTGGCTGGTGGCCTTAGCCCTGATTGATCTGGACACCCTCACCTTGCCCCATGTTTTAACCAAGTGGGGAGTAATGACCGGAATCATGGCTCAAATTTTCTTGGCCTGGGCAGATCAAGGGACAGTGGTGGCTTGCTTGTCGGCCTTGACGAATAGTGTGATTTCTGTGGTTCTGGGCCTGTGGTTGTTTGATTTAATTCGCTGGGGTGGGGCAGTCATTCTCCAACAGGAAGTGATGGGCGGTGGGGATGGGAAATTAGCGGCGATGATTGGGGCCTGGTTAGGGTGGAAGTTGTTGTTATTGACCTGTTTCTTAGCCTCGGCAATGGGGGCGGTGGTGGGTTTGGCTGGCATTGGCCTGGGGGTGCTGGGCCGCCGACAACCGATGCCCTTTGGGCCGTTTTTAGCCTTGGGGGCCGCGATTGCAGCTTTGTTTGGCCAAACGATGATCGGGGCATATTTCCGCTGGATTGGCTTGACAGCCTAA
- a CDS encoding adenylyltransferase/cytidyltransferase family protein, with protein sequence MTTAITFGCFDLLHYGHLRLLARMAEMAAHIIVGLATDEVVMAGGKETPFYSFEIRREMLLHTRYVDQVLRHGGKIDGQGRVKIIQEKIEFIQACDVDLVIMGSDWLGEYDFLRPYCQVYYLERTPWISTTEIKRLSTLV encoded by the coding sequence ATGACCACGGCGATCACGTTTGGTTGTTTTGATTTGCTTCATTATGGGCATCTGCGGTTGCTGGCTCGGATGGCGGAAATGGCAGCGCACATTATTGTTGGCCTGGCAACGGATGAGGTCGTCATGGCCGGTGGAAAAGAAACTCCCTTCTATTCCTTTGAAATTCGCCGGGAAATGCTACTTCATACTCGGTATGTCGATCAAGTATTACGTCATGGGGGCAAGATTGATGGCCAAGGGAGAGTGAAAATTATTCAAGAAAAAATTGAGTTTATCCAGGCCTGCGATGTAGATTTAGTCATCATGGGGAGTGATTGGCTTGGTGAGTATGATTTTCTGCGTCCCTATTGTCAGGTTTACTATTTAGAGCGAACACCATGGATTTCTACCACCGAGATAAAACGTTTATCAACCTTGGTTTAG
- a CDS encoding GAF domain-containing protein: MPAKVLPHITQALSCLWSSQAWPEPLNLALDSLGTALGVDRVRLWQIQPPPEDAHSWLSLVAAWPKSPFTTSPLTPVSTLTSFRDWFSRLQAGDSLQAWVGERSTAEQQWFQELGIASVLVMPVNIDGGLGAILTLEYAQQEYYWPEETVNLLHHFTQPLGAALSYHQVNPVNHAPPAQPYDQRLVQLAQRKPLHHGNLELALQDIARTAAQTLKVERTGIWFYSPHKQQVRCILLYQSSQDQFSQGLELAAADYPDYFAALQEQRTIAAHQAELDPRTHEFAPHYLRPLGITSMLDAPIWVEGEMIGVVCHEHIGPPRRWTIGEQQFAAAIADLVSLAIESRHRHQALADLQASEERLQCFFQATTEAVVFHEHGRIVDLNQAAERLFGYSSQELIGTSVLELADPSSRELIRQRLQAPSDQLIEAVGRKKTGETFIGELQGRAIRYQGRAMRVVSLRDITQRQQAEMELRLADQREKLLGEIALRIRQSLELEDILSTTVLEVRQSLHVDRVFIAYLDGASQSAQTVAAAISTEWQEGIEAIFQDPDYLQTLFSLGDCPQAWDGSHQPTATILARYHIQSTLAVPIPPTVNMRYPTQHLPPKVVLVLHQCAGPRDWQIFEWQLLEQLATQVAIALQQASLYQQLAALNANLEYQVQERTQQLEQKMLELAELNRLKDVFLHAVSHDLRTPVMGTLMVLNHVLPGDEATRQVTVSRDILTRMISSHNRQLTLIDSLLDIHTSEDQGLSLQRIPQALGQLLDNTLADLALLLDKNQTHLDNALPNDLPLIWIDPGQLQRVFENLITNALKHNPPGLKLSLRAQVVESVTAPQPMVLCTVQDNGLGIPLEHQEHLFDLYYQGKKSRHLRGIGLGLYLCRQIVQAHGGEIGVVSAPEQGATFWLTLPIYQAAN; this comes from the coding sequence ATGCCAGCCAAGGTTTTACCCCACATTACCCAGGCCCTCAGTTGTTTATGGTCATCCCAGGCCTGGCCTGAACCCCTCAATCTTGCCCTAGATAGCCTAGGCACGGCCTTGGGTGTAGATCGAGTCCGCCTTTGGCAAATTCAGCCCCCCCCTGAGGATGCACATAGTTGGCTCTCTTTAGTCGCGGCCTGGCCTAAATCTCCCTTCACAACCTCTCCTTTAACCCCAGTCAGCACCCTAACCAGTTTTCGGGATTGGTTCAGTCGTTTGCAAGCCGGTGACAGCCTCCAGGCCTGGGTCGGGGAACGTTCAACCGCCGAGCAGCAATGGTTTCAGGAATTAGGAATCGCTTCGGTTCTGGTTATGCCGGTGAATATTGATGGGGGCCTGGGGGCCATTTTGACCTTAGAGTATGCCCAGCAGGAATATTATTGGCCTGAAGAAACCGTTAACCTCCTCCATCACTTCACCCAACCCTTAGGAGCCGCCCTGAGCTATCACCAGGTTAATCCTGTGAATCATGCCCCCCCCGCCCAACCCTATGATCAACGTCTTGTTCAACTCGCCCAGCGCAAACCTCTCCACCACGGAAATTTAGAATTAGCCCTCCAGGATATTGCTCGCACCGCTGCCCAAACCCTCAAGGTGGAGCGCACGGGAATTTGGTTTTACAGTCCCCATAAGCAACAAGTCCGCTGTATCCTTTTGTACCAATCCAGCCAGGATCAGTTTAGCCAGGGCTTGGAACTGGCCGCCGCTGATTATCCCGACTATTTCGCCGCCCTCCAAGAACAGCGCACTATCGCCGCCCACCAGGCCGAGTTAGACCCACGCACCCACGAATTTGCCCCCCATTATTTACGCCCCCTCGGGATTACCTCCATGCTCGATGCCCCCATTTGGGTGGAAGGGGAAATGATCGGTGTTGTTTGTCATGAACATATTGGCCCCCCTAGACGGTGGACGATTGGGGAACAGCAGTTTGCCGCGGCCATTGCCGATTTAGTTTCCTTAGCCATTGAATCCCGCCACCGTCACCAGGCCCTTGCGGATCTCCAAGCCAGCGAAGAACGGCTGCAATGCTTTTTCCAAGCCACCACCGAAGCGGTAGTTTTTCACGAACATGGGCGGATTGTGGATCTGAACCAGGCCGCGGAACGACTGTTTGGCTATTCATCCCAGGAATTGATTGGCACCTCTGTTTTGGAGTTAGCTGATCCCAGTTCCCGAGAGTTGATTCGTCAGCGTTTACAAGCACCCTCGGATCAACTGATTGAGGCTGTGGGGCGCAAGAAAACGGGCGAGACCTTTATTGGGGAACTCCAAGGGCGGGCGATCCGGTATCAAGGGCGGGCAATGCGAGTAGTGAGTTTACGGGATATTACCCAACGTCAGCAGGCAGAAATGGAGTTACGGCTGGCGGATCAACGGGAAAAACTATTAGGGGAAATTGCCCTCCGGATTCGCCAATCCCTTGAACTAGAGGATATTCTTAGCACCACCGTCTTAGAGGTTCGACAAAGCCTCCATGTGGATCGGGTCTTCATTGCCTATTTGGATGGAGCCAGCCAATCGGCCCAAACGGTCGCCGCGGCAATTTCAACTGAATGGCAAGAAGGCATTGAGGCCATTTTCCAAGACCCAGACTATTTGCAGACCCTATTTTCCTTGGGTGATTGTCCCCAGGCCTGGGATGGGAGCCATCAACCCACTGCGACAATTTTGGCCCGCTATCATATCCAATCCACCCTAGCCGTCCCCATTCCTCCAACTGTTAATATGCGTTATCCCACCCAGCATTTGCCCCCCAAAGTAGTCCTCGTGCTGCATCAATGCGCCGGGCCACGGGATTGGCAGATCTTTGAATGGCAACTCCTTGAACAATTGGCCACCCAAGTTGCGATTGCCTTACAGCAGGCCAGTCTTTATCAACAATTAGCAGCCCTCAACGCCAATTTGGAATATCAAGTCCAAGAGCGCACCCAACAACTGGAGCAAAAAATGCTGGAACTCGCAGAACTCAATCGCCTCAAGGATGTCTTTCTCCATGCTGTTTCCCATGATCTCCGCACGCCTGTTATGGGGACGCTGATGGTTTTAAATCATGTCCTGCCGGGGGATGAAGCAACACGCCAAGTGACGGTCTCACGGGATATTTTGACCCGCATGATTAGCAGTCATAATCGCCAACTGACTTTGATTGATTCCCTCTTGGATATTCATACCAGCGAAGATCAAGGGCTGTCTCTGCAACGAATCCCCCAGGCCTTGGGTCAATTACTAGACAATACCTTGGCTGATCTGGCGTTACTGCTCGATAAAAACCAAACCCACTTGGATAATGCCCTGCCCAATGATTTACCTTTAATTTGGATTGATCCGGGACAACTGCAACGAGTCTTTGAAAACTTAATCACCAATGCCCTTAAACATAATCCCCCGGGTCTAAAACTGTCCCTGCGCGCTCAGGTGGTTGAATCTGTAACGGCCCCTCAGCCGATGGTTTTATGTACCGTCCAAGATAATGGCCTGGGGATTCCGTTGGAGCATCAAGAACACCTATTTGATTTGTATTATCAAGGCAAAAAATCACGACATTTACGGGGCATTGGCCTGGGGTTGTATCTTTGTCGGCAAATTGTCCAGGCCCACGGCGGCGAGATTGGCGTTGTCAGTGCACCGGAGCAAGGGGCAACCTTTTGGCTAACTTTGCCAATTTATCAAGCAGCGAATTGA
- the rpe gene encoding ribulose-phosphate 3-epimerase: MNLARSPKSVVIAPSILSADFSRLGDEIRAVDAAGADWIHVDVMDGRFVPNITIGPLIVEAIRPITPKPLDVHLMIVEPEKYVADFAKAGADIISVHAEHNASPHLHRTLGQIRELGKKAGVVLNPSTPLELIEYVLELCDLILIMSVNPGFGGQKFIPEVVPKIRRLRAICEERGLDPWIEVDGGLKGDNTWQVLEAGANAIVAGSAVFKAKDYAQAIEGIRNSKRPTPELVTA, from the coding sequence ATGAACCTCGCACGCAGCCCAAAATCCGTGGTGATTGCCCCCTCAATCCTCTCGGCTGATTTTAGTCGGCTTGGGGATGAAATTCGGGCTGTGGATGCCGCCGGTGCTGACTGGATTCACGTGGATGTCATGGATGGCCGGTTTGTCCCCAATATCACCATTGGCCCCTTGATTGTGGAAGCAATTCGCCCCATTACCCCTAAGCCCCTGGATGTCCATTTAATGATTGTTGAGCCAGAAAAATATGTGGCTGACTTTGCTAAGGCTGGGGCCGATATTATTTCAGTCCATGCCGAGCACAATGCCTCTCCCCACCTCCACCGGACATTAGGGCAAATTCGGGAGTTGGGGAAAAAGGCCGGGGTTGTCCTGAATCCTTCTACGCCCTTGGAACTAATTGAGTATGTCTTGGAACTCTGTGATTTGATCCTGATTATGAGTGTCAATCCGGGGTTTGGGGGTCAAAAGTTTATTCCTGAAGTCGTGCCCAAAATTCGCCGCTTACGGGCCATCTGTGAGGAGCGGGGCTTGGATCCCTGGATTGAAGTAGATGGGGGTCTAAAAGGGGATAATACCTGGCAAGTTCTAGAAGCCGGAGCCAATGCGATTGTGGCCGGTTCCGCCGTCTTCAAAGCGAAGGATTATGCCCAGGCCATTGAGGGAATTCGCAATAGTAAGCGGCCCACTCCAGAGTTAGTCACGGCCTAA
- a CDS encoding ATP-binding protein — protein MILCTMQDNGLDLYLCREIVQAHGGEIGVVSALGQGATVWLTLPINQATN, from the coding sequence ATGATTTTATGTACGATGCAAGACAATGGCCTGGATCTCTATCTTTGTCGGGAAATTGTCCAGGCCCACGGCGGCGAGATTGGCGTTGTCAGTGCACTAGGGCAGGGGGCGACAGTCTGGTTAACCTTACCGATTAATCAAGCGACTAATTGA
- a CDS encoding coiled-coil domain-containing protein, translated as MEEAPPSIPTALSQLELPWLQEMRVSPVPTPEEPEAEVFPKPPSLPQNPVAVTKPNKLSNLDGHSSEPNWPQRVLHLEQALDQCQVYIEELKQQLVEQQFLEDILARTEETAQIQQQAILSLKQQLADYYHTQGQLNQLQASHTALQDQLQHLQQAYDHQANLFKESQTLSQQRQAEINQLQHQLRPHQEQIQLLQYRIGQLESQVQDRQQRITDLEARLQRSAQIVATQQEIITALQKAQGPESSKNQVIQGLSQNLLTAQTKIYTLETEYSSQRLHQAQLQHHAQEVEEHAIQQQVRINKLEQQVAEMQEQILHQAQQEREQETAIQHWKDRHHQADATIRQLKAVLTNILTDRKLLELIHLDADSIRISWGTGEEVTNLLHFLEVNDPAPLSKPAKYLSAADTTANSEDDRELNPLPTRIRGH; from the coding sequence ATGGAAGAAGCTCCCCCCAGCATCCCCACGGCTCTATCTCAATTGGAGTTGCCTTGGTTACAGGAGATGAGGGTGTCCCCAGTCCCGACCCCAGAAGAACCAGAAGCAGAGGTTTTCCCCAAACCCCCATCTCTGCCTCAAAACCCTGTGGCGGTCACTAAGCCTAACAAATTGAGTAATCTCGACGGCCATTCCTCTGAACCTAACTGGCCCCAGCGGGTTTTGCATCTAGAGCAGGCCCTCGATCAATGCCAAGTCTATATTGAAGAATTGAAACAACAACTGGTTGAGCAACAATTTTTAGAAGATATTCTGGCTCGGACAGAAGAAACAGCCCAAATTCAGCAACAGGCCATTCTCAGTCTCAAGCAACAATTAGCAGATTACTATCACACACAAGGACAGTTGAATCAACTACAGGCTAGTCATACGGCACTCCAAGACCAACTCCAGCATCTCCAACAAGCCTATGACCACCAGGCCAACCTTTTTAAGGAATCTCAAACCCTGAGTCAGCAACGGCAGGCCGAAATAAACCAACTTCAGCATCAGTTGCGGCCGCACCAAGAGCAAATTCAACTCCTTCAATATCGAATTGGCCAGTTAGAATCCCAAGTTCAAGACCGACAACAAAGGATCACAGACCTAGAGGCCCGCCTACAACGATCAGCCCAAATTGTTGCTACCCAACAGGAAATAATTACTGCTTTGCAAAAGGCCCAAGGCCCAGAGTCCAGCAAAAATCAAGTTATCCAAGGTCTGAGTCAAAACCTGCTCACGGCCCAAACCAAAATCTACACCTTAGAAACAGAATATAGTAGCCAACGACTGCACCAGGCCCAACTCCAACACCATGCCCAAGAAGTTGAAGAACACGCCATTCAGCAACAGGTCAGGATTAATAAATTAGAGCAGCAGGTGGCGGAAATGCAGGAGCAAATTTTGCACCAGGCCCAACAGGAGCGGGAACAAGAAACCGCCATCCAGCACTGGAAAGATCGCCACCACCAGGCCGATGCCACAATTCGCCAACTCAAGGCCGTTCTCACCAATATCCTTACGGATCGGAAGCTCTTGGAGTTGATTCACCTGGATGCAGATTCTATACGGATTTCTTGGGGGACAGGAGAGGAAGTGACCAATCTCTTACATTTCTTAGAGGTGAACGACCCAGCCCCCTTAAGCAAACCCGCCAAATATTTAAGTGCGGCGGATACTACGGCCAATAGTGAAGACGATCGGGAATTGAACCCGCTGCCAACCCGGATCCGTGGGCATTAA
- the larC gene encoding nickel pincer cofactor biosynthesis protein LarC, whose product MVNVAYCDCPTGIAGDMVLGAVLDAGVPLAYLQAELGKLGLGDEFALEIERVTRQGQAGTKAHVHLQDQGSHHHAHHHGRHWPEIVQLIQAAALPPQATAWSLRIFERLAMAEGAVHGIPPEKVHFHEVGAVDAIVDIVGSCLGLDWLGIEAIYCSALPSGGGTVRAAHGILPVPVPAVLQLYQSRQVPIYDNGIQKELVTPTGAAIVVALAEAFGSPPAMEIRKIGLGAGRQDLATPNLFRLWIGQLSPALAPTGIPYQTDEIIELQTQVDDLSPQAMGYTLDALYQAGAVEVFTQAIMMKKNRPGLLITVLSPLATALACEEVLFRETTTLGIRRQSQARHILRRELVTITTPYGPIQIKLGYWGLELVTIQPEYEDCAQLAATQQIPWREVHRQAMAAAYALYRD is encoded by the coding sequence ATGGTGAACGTTGCCTATTGTGACTGTCCAACGGGGATTGCCGGGGATATGGTGTTGGGAGCCGTGTTGGATGCGGGAGTTCCCTTGGCCTACCTCCAAGCCGAACTGGGTAAGCTGGGCCTGGGGGATGAGTTTGCCCTCGAGATAGAACGGGTCACCCGCCAAGGCCAGGCCGGAACTAAGGCCCATGTGCATCTTCAGGATCAGGGCAGTCACCATCACGCCCATCACCACGGTCGCCATTGGCCGGAAATTGTTCAACTGATTCAAGCAGCGGCCCTGCCCCCCCAAGCAACAGCCTGGAGTTTACGGATTTTTGAACGCTTAGCCATGGCTGAGGGGGCGGTGCATGGGATTCCTCCCGAAAAAGTCCATTTTCATGAGGTGGGGGCTGTAGATGCGATTGTGGATATTGTTGGGAGTTGCCTTGGCCTGGACTGGTTGGGCATTGAGGCGATCTATTGTTCGGCCTTGCCCAGTGGGGGTGGAACGGTGAGAGCGGCCCACGGAATTTTACCTGTCCCTGTCCCCGCTGTATTGCAGCTTTATCAAAGTCGGCAGGTTCCCATCTATGACAACGGGATTCAGAAAGAACTGGTTACGCCAACAGGTGCGGCCATTGTTGTCGCCTTAGCTGAGGCCTTTGGCTCTCCCCCAGCCATGGAGATTAGAAAAATTGGTTTAGGAGCCGGAAGACAAGACTTAGCTACTCCCAATCTTTTCCGGCTCTGGATCGGCCAATTATCCCCTGCCCTAGCACCGACGGGGATTCCCTACCAAACCGATGAAATTATTGAACTGCAAACCCAAGTGGATGATCTCAGTCCCCAGGCCATGGGCTATACCTTGGATGCACTCTATCAAGCTGGGGCTGTGGAAGTCTTTACCCAGGCCATTATGATGAAAAAAAACCGTCCGGGCCTGCTGATCACCGTATTATCTCCCCTGGCAACGGCCTTGGCCTGTGAAGAAGTTCTCTTTCGGGAAACTACAACCTTAGGGATTCGGCGGCAGAGTCAAGCACGACATATCCTCAGACGGGAGCTTGTCACCATTACCACCCCCTATGGGCCAATCCAGATTAAGTTGGGCTACTGGGGCCTGGAGTTAGTGACAATCCAACCAGAATATGAAGACTGTGCCCAATTAGCCGCAACTCAGCAAATTCCGTGGCGTGAGGTTCACCGTCAAGCTATGGCCGCCGCCTATGCACTTTATCGCGACTAA
- a CDS encoding LicD family protein produces the protein MTEQTLESDGHLEPMSLVEVHQTLLSMLAVVTELFDHHGLDYCLIGGGCLGIARHDHGFVPWDDDLDLAVWARDWQRLPEIFSHLPPPYATFLKGSSYFPTFNVFDTSTHLSGARDTSSAGVFIDIVPMMIWPGKFSKLLDRVIGVLARPEPSQSPVAWKRWISKIICWLKVAPLFENFQKKIFFSYILEWDRRLWIQEQGLVTGAVGRPWRGKYPFEVIFPTQMSHIHQVPVKIPRHLNQFLKTRYGEDYLEIPDETQRWRHFQHAYRIRQS, from the coding sequence ATGACTGAACAAACCCTAGAGTCTGATGGGCATTTAGAGCCAATGAGCTTGGTGGAGGTGCATCAAACTCTCCTATCAATGCTGGCGGTGGTGACAGAATTATTTGATCACCATGGCCTGGATTATTGCTTAATTGGGGGTGGCTGCCTGGGCATTGCTCGTCATGATCATGGATTCGTGCCTTGGGATGATGATTTGGATTTAGCGGTTTGGGCCCGAGATTGGCAGCGATTGCCTGAGATTTTTTCCCATCTCCCCCCACCCTACGCCACATTTCTCAAAGGCTCCTCCTATTTTCCAACTTTTAATGTCTTTGATACTTCAACCCATCTATCTGGGGCTAGGGATACAAGCTCAGCAGGAGTTTTTATCGACATTGTGCCGATGATGATTTGGCCGGGTAAGTTCTCAAAATTGCTTGACCGAGTGATTGGAGTTTTAGCGAGGCCAGAACCATCACAATCACCTGTGGCCTGGAAACGATGGATCAGCAAGATAATTTGTTGGTTGAAAGTCGCACCTCTCTTTGAAAATTTTCAAAAAAAGATATTTTTTTCTTACATCTTAGAGTGGGACAGGCGTTTATGGATTCAGGAGCAAGGATTAGTGACTGGGGCTGTCGGTCGTCCTTGGCGTGGAAAGTACCCGTTTGAAGTAATTTTCCCCACCCAAATGAGCCACATCCATCAAGTGCCTGTGAAAATTCCGCGACATCTGAACCAGTTTCTTAAAACCCGCTATGGCGAAGATTATCTAGAAATTCCGGATGAGACTCAACGGTGGCGGCATTTTCAACACGCTTATCGAATTCGGCAATCATGA
- a CDS encoding response regulator transcription factor has protein sequence MPLTVLVTDDDPGIRMAVHHYLEDHGYWVLQARHGQEALAMINQFQPHLLITDIAMPEMDGYQLVQRIRQQPALRLLPVIYLTGRSQTQARIKAYQTGADSYLSKPFELEELGAIVRNLLERNQLIQAEWQQRTNSPTPPALGAPTHESLTPAPALTPREEEVLRYLSQGLSNAQIGGELHLSARTIEKYVGSLLQKFQAHNRAELVRIWVEHNQVS, from the coding sequence ATGCCGTTAACCGTGTTGGTCACTGACGATGATCCTGGGATTCGCATGGCTGTGCATCACTATTTAGAGGATCATGGCTATTGGGTTCTCCAGGCCCGGCATGGTCAGGAAGCCTTGGCGATGATCAATCAATTTCAACCCCATTTATTAATTACGGATATTGCCATGCCGGAAATGGATGGGTACCAACTGGTTCAACGCATTCGCCAACAACCTGCCCTCCGACTGTTACCGGTGATTTACTTAACTGGCCGCAGCCAAACCCAGGCCCGGATTAAAGCCTATCAAACTGGCGCGGATAGCTATTTATCTAAACCATTTGAGCTAGAGGAACTGGGAGCCATTGTCCGTAATCTCTTGGAGCGCAATCAACTGATTCAAGCGGAATGGCAACAACGGACGAATTCACCAACACCCCCGGCCCTGGGAGCTCCAACCCATGAAAGTCTCACCCCTGCTCCGGCCCTAACTCCCCGGGAAGAGGAGGTGTTACGATATTTATCCCAAGGACTATCCAATGCCCAAATTGGCGGAGAACTCCATTTAAGTGCCCGAACGATTGAAAAGTATGTCGGCAGTCTTTTACAAAAATTCCAAGCCCACAATCGGGCCGAATTAGTTCGCATCTGGGTTGAGCACAACCAAGTTTCCTAA